A genomic segment from Glycine soja cultivar W05 chromosome 20, ASM419377v2, whole genome shotgun sequence encodes:
- the LOC114402303 gene encoding uncharacterized protein LOC114402303 — translation MHSHIERILWSEDQISRRVFELAAEISDDFGGHSPAPVVVGVATGAFLFLADLVRKIDLSIAVDFVRVESYSSGTVSNGAPTISFDLKVDVNSRHVIVVEDIVDTGHTLSKVIEHLKSKGASSVSVCTFLDKPARRKVHFQLVGEGKYYRGFECPNYFVVGYGLDFAELYRNLPYIGVLKPELYK, via the exons ATGCATTCCCATATTGAGAGAATTCTATGGAGCGAGGACCAAATTTCTCGCCGTGTTTTCGAGCTCGCCGCCGAAATCTCTGACGACTTCGGCGGCCATTCTCCGGCGCCCGTGGTCGTCGGCGTGGCCACTGGCGCGTTCCTCTTCTTGGCTGACCTTGTTCGCAAAATAGATCTCTCCATCGCCGTTGATTTCGTCCGAGTCGAATCCTACAGTTCCGGAACCGTGTCCAATGGCGCACCCACCATTTCCTTCGATTTGAAGGTCGACGTCAACTCCCGCCATGTCATCGTG GTCGAAGACATTGTAGATACTGGACATACCTTATCTAAAGTCATTGAGCACTTGAAATCAAAAGGAGCGTCCTCTGTTTCTGTTTGCACTTTCCTTGATAAACCTGCAAGGAGAAAAGTTCATTTTCAGCTGGTGGGTGAAGGGAAATACTACCGGGGATTCGAG TGTCCCAACTATTTCGTTGTAGGTTATGGACTGGATTTCGCCGAACTGTATAGAAATTTACCTTACATTGGTGTCTTGAAGCCTGAACTTTACAAGTGA
- the LOC114401379 gene encoding uncharacterized protein LOC114401379: MRFKSHSVAAAAATFNSRCFRDHNTNRMNRRAKLSLLNAFFRTRRPFHQSPIAAPFTPPTHVASTSKFHSFSNTPHTHFAIRHNPRSFSGGSGVLDHTKEVDTINLKFAEAREEIEMALESKDTVYFDEEAECARAAVNEVLSMFEGLLAKLPERERGVLQRSMGLKIEQLKAELAQLNE; the protein is encoded by the coding sequence ATGAGGTTTAAGAGCCACTCTGTCGCCGCCGCTGCTGCAACTTTCAACTCTCGTTGTTTCCGTGACCACAACACAAACAGAATGAATCGTCgcgcaaagctttccctcttgaACGCGTTCTTCAGAACCCGACGCCCTTTTCACCAATCCCCAATTGCTGCTCCATTCACTCCACCGACCCACGTCGCGTCCACCTCAAAGTTCCACTCTTTTTCCAATACCCCTCACACCCACTTCGCGATTCGGCATAATCCGAGAAGTTTCAGTGGTGGGTCCGGTGTGTTGGACCACACCAAGGAGGTGGACACCATCAACCTCAAGTTTGCAGAGGCGAGGGAAGAGATAGAGATGGCGTTGGAGTCCAAAGACACCGTTTATTTCGACGAGGAAGCCGAGTGTGCACGGGCCGCTGTCAACGAGGTTTTGAGCATGTTCGAGGGGCTGTTGGCTAAGTTGCCAGAGAGGGAAAGAGGAGTTTTGCAGAGGTCTATGggtctcaaaattgaacaattgaaggCTGAACTTGCACAATTGAATGAGTAA
- the LOC114403398 gene encoding ran-binding protein 1 homolog b-like gives MSSADPEHREEEEAPAVGDDEDTGAHVAPIVKLEEVAVTTGEEDEDAILDLKSKLYRFDKDGNQWKERGAGTVKFLKHKATGKVRLLMRQSKTLKICANHLILPTMSVQEHAGNEKSCVWHARDFADGELKDELFCIRFPSIENCKSFMETFQEVAESQKAEDEKESADAAGLIEKLSVEEKADAEKKDEEKSEDKTVEKESASGKESKAVEDKKAEEPASSA, from the exons ATGTCGAGCGCCGATCCCGAGCACCGAGAAGAGGAGGAGGCACCCGCCGTCGGCGACGACGAGGACACCGGAGCACACGTCGCTCCCATCGTCAAGCTCGAGGAGGTTGCTGTCACCACCGGCGAGGAGGACGAAGATGCAATCCTAGATCT CAAATCGAAGCTTTACCGGTTCGACAAGGATGGGAACCAGTGGAAGGAGCGAGGCGCGGGCACCGTGAAGTTCCTGAAGCATAAGGCTACGGGCAAGGTTAGGCTTCTCATGAGGCAATCCAAGACGCTCAAGATCTGCGCCAATCATCTCA TTTTGCCTACTATGAGTGTGCAAGAGCACGCTGGGAACGAGAAATCTTGCGTTTGGCACGCTAGGGATTTTGCTGATGGTGAACTCAAGGACGAGCTTTTCTGCATCCGTTTTCCTTCTATTGAAA ATTGCAAAAGCTTCATGGAAACATTCCAAGAAGTTGCTGAATCCCAGAAGGCAGAGGATGAGAAGGAATCAGCTGATGCAGCTGGTCTTATTGAGAAATTAAGTGTTGAAGAAAAGGCTGATGCAGAGAAGAAGGATGAAGAGAAGTCTGAGGACAAAACTGTGGAGAAAGAATCTGCATCAGGGAAGGAAAGCAAGGCGGTTGAAGATAAGAAAGCCGAAGAGCCTGCATCCTCAGCTTGA
- the LOC114403259 gene encoding polyadenylate-binding protein 3-like: MAAAISSPMAQSVAAAATPVIAPGVALGGGPFANASLYVGDLEGNVNEEQLYDLFSQVAQIASIRVCRDQTKRSSLGYAYVNFANAQDASNAMELLNFTPLNGKPIRIMFSQRDPSIRKSGHGNVFIKNLDTSIDNKALHDTFAAFGTVLSCKVALDSSGQSKGYGFVQFDNEEAAQNAIKRLNGMLINDKQVYVGLFIRRQEREQTNGSPKFTNVYVKNLSETYTDEDLKKLFGPYGTITSATVMKDVNGKSRCFGFVNFQNPDSAAAAVERLNGTTINNDRVLYVGRAQRKAEREAELKAKIEQERISRYEKLQGANLYLKNLDDSFSDEKLKDLFSEFGTITSCKVMIDSNGRSKGSGFVSFSTPEEASKALNEMNGKLIGRKPLYVAVAQRKEERKAHLQAQFAQIRAPGGMAPLPAGIPLYHPGAPRLAPQQLYYGQGTPGFMPPQPAGFSFQQQILPGMRPGVAPNFIMPYHLQRQGQLGQRTGVRRNGNFQQVQQNQMLHRNSNQGFRYMPNGRNGMDPSLVPHGLMGPMMPMPFDGSGVTAAPNDNQRPGALSTTLASALASATPENQRMMLGEHLYPLVERLAPNQYTAKVTGMLLEMDQSEVINLIESPEDLKTKVSEAMQVLHEVASGSEVDQLGSMSLNE, translated from the exons aTGGCGGCGGCGATTTCTTCACCGATGGCTCAGTCTGTGGCGGCGGCGGCGACTCCAGTAATAGCTCCGGGAGTCGCATTGGGCGGAGGTCCCTTTGCGAATGCGTCTCTGTACGTGGGCGATCTCGAGGGGAATGTAAATGAGGAGCAACTTTATGATCTGTTCAGCCAGGTGGCTCAGATTGCTTCAATTAGGGTTTGCAGGGATCAGACCAAGCGATCCTCTCTTGGTTATGCCTATGTCAACTTTGCCAACGCTCAGGACG CATCCAATGCCATGGAACTTCTGAACTTCACTCCTCTGAATGGAAAACCGATTCGAATTATGTTTTCCCAACGTGATCCAAGCATTCGGAAAAGCGGACATGGCAATGTGTTCATTAAGAACCTGGATACATCAATTGATAACAAGGCATTGCATGACACTTTTGCTGCCTTTGGCACTGTACTTTCTTGTAAGGTGGCTCTTGACAGCAGTGGCCAGTCAAAAGGGTATGGTTTTGTTCAGTTTGACAATGAAGAGGCTGCCCAGAATGCAATCAAACGATTGAACGGCATGTTGATAAATGATAAACAAGTCTACGTTGGACTCTTTATTCGGCGCCAGGAAAGGGAGCAGACAAATGGATCACCCAAGTTCACTAATGTATATGTGAAAAATTTGTCTGAAACATATACTGATGAGGACCTGAAGAAGCTATTTGGCCCCTATGGTACAATAACCAGTGCAACAGTTATGAAAGATGTGAATGGGAAGTCTAGATGTTTTGGTTTTGTGAATTTCCAGAATCCGGATTCAGCAGCTGCTGCAGTTGAGAGGTTAAATGGAACTACTATTAACAATGACAGGGTTTTATATGTGGGGAGAGCTCAGAGGAAAGCAGAAAGAGAGGCCGAGTTGAAAGCAAAAATTGAGCAGGAAAGAATCAGTAGATATGAAAAATTACAAGGTGCTAATTTGTACCTGAAAAATCTTGATGACAGTTTCAGTGATGAGAAGTTGAAGGATCTATTTTCTGAGTTTGGAACTATAACATCTTGCAAG gTGATGATTGATTCAAATGGACGGAGTAAGGGGTCtggttttgtttccttttctaCTCCTGAGGAAGCAAGTAAAGCT TTGAATGAAATGAATGGCAAGTTGATTGGACGAAAGCCTCTATATGTTGCTGTGGCCCAGCGCAAAGAAGAGAGGAAGGCTCATCTACAG GCTCAATTTGCTCAAATTCGAGCACCTGGTGGAATGGCACCTCTGCCTGCTGGTATTCCTTTATATCATCCAGGGGCACCGAGACTTGCCCCCCAACAGTTGTATTATGGTCAAGGCACACCTGGCTTTATGCCACCACAGCCTGCTGGATTTTCTTTCCAGCAGCAAATCTTGCCTGGAATGCGGCCTGGTGTCGCCCCCAATTTCATTATGCCTTACCACCTTCAGAGACAGGGTCAGCTTGGGCAGAGGACGGGTGTTCGTAGAAATGGAAACTTCCAACAGGTGCAACAGAACCAG ATGCTACATCGTAACTCCAACCAAGGATTTAGATACATGCCCAATGGTCGAAATGGCATGGATCCATCTTTAGTTCCTCACGGTCTTATGGGTCCCATGATGCCTATGCCCTTTGATGGTTCTGGAGTCACTGCAGCCCCTAATGATAATCAGCGTCCTGGAGCATTGTCTACCACACTTGCCTCAGCTCTTGCCTCTGCTACCCCAGAAAATCAGCGCATG ATGTTGGGTGAACATCTATATCCCCTTGTGGAACGACTCGCACCAAACCAATATACAGCAAAGGTGACAGGGATGTTGCTGGAAATGGACCAGTCAGAAGTAATCAATCTCATTGAATCTCCTGAGGACCTGAAGACAAAGGTGTCGGAGGCAATGCAGGTCCTGCATGAGGTTGCATCTGGTTCTGAAGTTGATCAGCTTGGCTCGATGTCGTTGAATGAATGA
- the LOC114402426 gene encoding probable LRR receptor-like serine/threonine-protein kinase At1g34110 gives MENIVPHSVTTLLFSLLFFCLTLTTKIGVTCLSPDGQALLSLLPAARSSPSVLSSWNPSSSTPCSWKGITCSPQGRVISLSIPDTFLNLSSLPPQLSSLSMLQLLNLSSTNVSGSIPPSFGQLSHLQLLDLSSNSLTGSIPAELGRLSSLQFLYLNSNRLTGSIPQHLSNLTSLEVFCLQDNLLNGSIPSQLGSLTSLQQLRIGGNPYLTGQIPSQLGLLTNLTTFGAAATGLSGVIPSTFGNLINLQTLALYDTEISGSIPPELGSCSELRNLYLHMNKLTGSIPPQLSKLQKLTSLLLWGNSLTGPIPAELSNCSSLVIFDVSSNDLSGEIPGDFGKLVVLEQLHLSDNSLTGKIPWQLGNCTSLSTVQLDKNQLSGTIPWELGKLKVLQSFFLWGNLVSGTIPSSFGNCTELYALDLSRNKLTGSIPEQIFSLKKLSKLLLLGNSLTGRLPSSVSNCQSLVRLRVGENQLSGQIPKEIGQLQNLVFLDLYMNHFSGSIPVEIANITVLELLDIHNNYLTGEISSVIGELENLEQLDLSRNSLIGEIPWSFGNFSYLNKLILNNNLLTGSIPKSIRNLQKLTLLDLSYNSLSGGIPPEIGHVTSLTISLDLSSNEFTGEIPDSVSALTQLQSLDLSHNMLYGGIKVLGSLTSLTSLNISYNNFSGPIPVTPFFRTLSCISYLQNPQLCQSMDGTSCSSSLIQKNGLKSAKTIAWVTVILASVTIILISSWILVTRNHGYKVEKTLGASTSTSGAEDFSYPWTFIPFQKVNFSIDDILDCLKDENVIGKGCSGVVYKAEMPNGELIAVKKLWKASKADEAVDSFAAEIQILGYIRHRNIVRLIGYCSNGSVNLLLYNYIPNGNLRQLLQGNRNLDWETRYKIAVGSAQGLAYLHHDCVPAILHRDVKCNNILLDSKFEAYLADFGLAKLMHSPTYHHAMSRVAGSYGYIAPEYGYSMNITEKSDVYSYGVVLLEILSGRSAVESHVGDGQHIVEWVKRKMGSFEPAVSILDTKLQGLPDQMVQEMLQTLGIAMFCVNSSPTERPTMKEVVALLMEVKSQPEEMGKTSQPLIKQSSNQS, from the exons ATGGAAAACATTGTTCCCCATAGTGTTACCACTTTGTTATTTTCCTTGTTATTCTTCTGCCTCACCCTGACAACAAAGATAGGAGTCACTTGTCTCTCCCCTGATGGACAAgcccttctttctcttctacCTGCTGCAAGATCATCACCTTCTGTTCTCTCCTCATGGAACCCTTCAAGCTCAACACCTTGTTCATGGAAAGGCATCACTTGCTCCCCACAAGGTAGAGTCATCTCCCTCTCTATTCCAGATACTTTTCTCAACCTCTCCTCTTTACCTCCTCAGCTCTCCTCTTTATCAATGCTTCAACTTCTTAATCTTTCTTCAACCAATGTCTCTGGCTCCATTCCACCCTCTTTTGGTCAACTTTCTCATCTTCAGCTGCTTGACCTCTCCTCAAACTCTCTCACTGGTTCCATACCTGCTGAACTTGGAAGGCTCTCTTCTCTTCAATTCCTTTACTTGAACTCCAACAGATTGACAGGAAGCATTCCTCAACATCTTTCCAATCTCACTTCCCTTGAAGTTTTTTGCCTCCAAGACAATCTTCTTAACGGTTCAATCCCATCACAGTTAGGCTCTTTGACATCTCTGCAGCAGTTACGGATCGGGGGCAATCCATATCTCACCGGACAAATCCCCTCACAGTTGGGCCTACTCACCAACCTCACCACTTTTGGTGCAGCTGCCACTGGACTTTCTGGTGTCATTCCCTCTACATTTGGTAACTTGATCAATCTACAAACTCTAGCACTTTATGATACTGAAATTTCTGGTTCAATACCACCAGAACTTGGGTCGTGTTCGGAGCTGAGAAATCTGTACCTACACATGAACAAGCTCACTGGCTCTATCCCTCCTCAATTGAGCAAGTTGCAAAAGCTTACTAGCTTGCTACTTTGGGGAAATTCCTTAACTGGTCCAATCCCAGCAGAGCTTTCCAACTGTTCATCGCTTGTTATATTTGATGTCTCTTCTAATGATCTCTCTGGTGAAATACCTGGGGACTTTGGGAAGCTGGTGGTTCTGGAACAGCTTCATCTATCAGACAATTCACTCACAGGTAAAATACCATGGCAGTTGGGCAACTGCACCAGCCTTTCCACTGTTCAGCTTGACAAGAATCAGTTATCAGGTACTATTCCATGGGAGTTAGGCAAATTGAAGGTTCTGCAGAGTTTTTTCTTGTGGGGTAATTTAGTGTCTGGAACCATACCATCCTCTTTTGGAAACTGCACAGAACTATATGCACTTGACCTTTCAAGGAACAAGCTGACAGGTTCTATACCAGAACAGATTTTCAGCTTGAAGAAGCTGAGTAAGCTTCTGCTTCTGGGAAATTCATTAACAGGAAGGTTGCcatcaagtgtttcaaattgCCAGTCTTTAGTGAGGCTGAGGGTTGGAGAAAACCAACTTTCGGGACAGATTCCGAAAGAGATAGGCCAATTGCAGAATCTGGTGTTCCTTGACTTGTACATGAATCATTTCTCTGGAAGCATACCGGTGGAGATTGCCAACATCACAGTTCTTGAGCTGTTAGATATTCACAACAACTACCTCACTGGGGAAATTTCATCTGTGATTGGGGAGCTTGAAAATTTGGAGCAGCTTGATCTCAGTAGAAACAGTTTGATAGGTGAAATTCCTTGGAGCTTTGGAAACTTCAGCTATTTGAACAAGCTCATCCTCAATAACAACTTGCTGACAGGGTCAATCCCAAAATCCATTAGAAATTTGCAGAAGCTAACTCTTCTGGATTTGAGTTACAACAGCCTCTCTGGTGGCATACCCCCTGAGATTGGTCATGTTACAAGCTTAACCATCAGTTTGGACTTGAGCTCAAACGAATTTACCGGAGAAATCCCAGATTCAGTGTCTGCTTTGACACAGTTACAATCACTTGATCTTTCTCATAATATGCTTTATGGAGGAATCAAGGTTCTGGGGTCTCTAACTAGCCTCACTTCTCTCAATATCTCCTACAACAACTTCTCAGGTCCTATCCCAGTAACTCCATTCTTCAGAACTCTATCTTGTATTTCATATCTTCAGAACCCCCAGCTTTGTCAGTCAATGGATGGGACATCATGTTCTTCAAGCCTGATTCAAAAAAATGGTTTGAAATCCGCAAAAACGATAGCTTGGGTCACAGTCATTCTAGCCTCAGTTACTATAATTCTCATTTCATCCTGGATTCTAGTAACTCGCAATCACGGATACAAGGTTGAAAAAACACTGGGAGCATCAACTTCCACATCAGGAGCTGAGGATTTCTCTTATCCTTGGACTTTCATCCCATTTCAGAAAGTAAACTTCAGCATTGACGATATCTTGGATTGCTTGAAGGATGAAAATGTGATTGGAAAGGGTTGCTCAGGTGTTGTGTACAAGGCTGAGATGCCGAATGGGGAGTTGATAGCAGTGAAGAAGCTGTGGAAAGCAAGCAAAGCAGACGAAGCCGTGGATTCTTTTGCTGCAGAGATTCAGATTCTTGGATACATTCGGCATAGGAACATTGTGAGGCTCATAGGTTATTGTTCTAACGGGAGTGTTAATCTTCTTCTCTATAACTACATCCCAAATGGTAATCTGCGACAGCTTTTACAAGGGAACAGGAACCTAGACTGGGAAACAAGATACAAGATTGCAGTTGGATCAGCTCAAGGTCTAGCTTACCTTCACCATGATTGTGTCCCTGCAATTCTCCATAGAGATGTGAAATGCAATAACATACTTCTAGACTCCAAATTTGAGGCATATCTGGCAGATTTTGGTCTTGCAAAGCTAATGCATTCACCAACTTATCATCATGCAATGTCCAGAGTTGCTGGTTCCTATGGTTATATTGCCCCAG AATATGGCTACTCCATGAACATAACAGAGAAGAGTGATGTCTATAGTTATGGGGTGGTTTTGCTAGAGATACTAAGCGGGCGCAGTGCTGTTGAATCTCATGTTGGAGATGGCCAACACATAGTGGAGTGGGTGAAGAGGAAGATGGGAAGCTTTGAACCAGCTGTATCAATACTAGACACAAAGCTCCAAGGTCTGCCAGATCAAATGGTGCAAGAGATGCTTCAAACACTTGGCATTGCTATGTTTTGCGTGAACTCTTCCCCAACGGAGCGCCCCACGATGAAGGAAGTGGTTGCACTACTTATGGAGGTGAAGAGCCAGCCTGAGGAGATGGGCAAGACCTCTCAACCTCTAATAAAACAGTCCTCAAATCAAAGCTGA